ATCACGTTTGGTTGCCTACATCTGTGGACCAAGTACTGAAGGGAACATCAACTGTGGCTAAGCTCGTGATTTATGAAGAAATAGACGGCGCAGAAACGGTTTTTGAAGATTTTGAGCTTTCTATTGATAGAATCCTCGTCGGTTCGGGGCCGGATAATCACCTGGTCCTGGACGCGCCGGAAATAGATTCGGCCCACGCCAGCTTGGAGCTGCGCAACGACCACTGGATTTTACAAGACCTGGGCGGGCCGGGCGGCACTTTTGTCAACAACAAAAACATTGAAGGACCTTACCGCTTGCAACATAACGATTTGATTACCGTGGGCCGTATAAAAATGAGGTTTGTGGATGAAGGGTGGGCGGTGGAAATAGAACAGGAGGAGGTTTTTTCCGAGGAGGAGATGGCCGAGGATAACAACGCCCCTATCAGCGGCCGGATTTGGTTTGCCACGCTGGCGGGCGGCACGTTGGCCGTTATTTTCATCATTTTGCTTCTGCTGGTGGTGGCCGACTTTTTAGGGGTAATTAAGATCACCGACCTGCTGCCGTGGTTGTGAACCAACCTGAGAATTTTCTATCCGCCGTCGGCGTAAACGGCCAGCACAATTTGGGGGGTAATGTTGGCCTCAATGTAAGCGGCCAACAAGAGCATGGGTATTACCAAAAAAACAAGCACTTTGACAAAGTTGGCCAGGGTCAGGATAAAACCCTGCCCCACGTCCAGCCCTTCGGGCGGCGAGATCAGGGCTGCTCCAATACGGAGGGAAAAAGTGAAGCCGATCAAAACAGCCGGGATCTCCAAAATACCGTGCGGTAAAATAAAAACCGTGACAAAGAGCCAGGGATTGTAGCCCAGCATCACAATCTCGCTGATAACAAAACTGACCAAACCCACGTTGATGAGGGTCAACAGCAAGGCCAGCGCCCCAAAGGAAAAGGCACTGACCACCACGGCCAAAACCATCACCCGCAAATTGTTGAAAAATATAAAAGAGGTATTAATTTTGGGCAAGAGCCGCATCTTTTCAATTTTGGCAAACGTATCCGCCGAAATATCGTGTAGGGGGAAAGCCTGGGAGGGGATAGGGTATTGTTGCGCCAGAAACACGCCCAAGATCACGGCTGCGACACCGGTCATACACACCACCGCAAAAGGCAATGCCTGCTGTTTGAGCAGCACCGGAATATCGTGGCTATAGAAACGGAATGGATTAAACCTGGCCACCTGGTGGTCAGAACGCCTGGCCGCCAATTCCGGCGGGCGCAAAAAGTAACCCCAAAAATCTCGCCAGGTTTTTTTAAAGCTCAATTCATCCAGTTCTTTGGATAAAATTTCCTCTCGATTAAAAATGCGAATCCCCATACGCACCAACAACAGATTGACCACCACCAGACCGGCCACAAACCACCACAGCGCGGTGTATTCGGCATAAAACATAACCACACTTTCCACCTGGATCAACAAAGCCATCGGGATGATGATGAAGCTGGCCAGGAGATTGGCGGCCCGGACGCTGGTGGTTTGGCTGGAAACAACCACCGCGCCCGAAACCATCACCAGGGCTTCGACAGTGGTGAGCAAAAACATCAAAACAACCAAATTGAGGGACGGGATCCAGGCGGGCGTGGTGGTCAAACGCATCACCAGAAAAACGCTAATGCCCAGGTAGCTGGCCAACAGGGGCAACAGTAACGAGGACAGCATTTTACCCAGGTAAAGCTCCAAATCGCTGACCGGCATTGACAAAATAGGTTCAATGCTATTGCGCTCTTTTTCGCCCACAAAGGACTCAAGGGCAATGATCAGCGAAAAGGAGATGGGGAAAAAGCCAACAACCATCAACAAAAAAGGATTGATCCGTTCAACCAGGATGGGGTCGGTGAATTGCGAAACCCAGTTGGTGGCCCACCGGGAGGTGAAGTCCATTAAAAAGGGAAAGAGAAGGGTTAAGATAATAATGGGAGACACGATCCGCCAGTCGCGCAGATTGTCGCGTATTTCCCGGCGGGTAATAACCAGGGCGGTTTGCAAACCGTTGCGTTCCAGGCGGGGGATGGGATATGCAGTCATCATTTATTTCCTACAATAAACTCAAAAACACGGCAGTGGTTCAATTGTTTCAACCACCTGGCCGGTTTCAACAATACGCAAATAAATTTCTTCCAACCCACGCGGCACTTCACTGAGCGTGACCACGGGGATATGTTGTTGGGCCAGTTCAGCCAAAAGGCGGGGGTTGAATTCAGCCGGGTCGGGCACGGTGTATCTGACCCAATCCTGACCGGCCGCCACTACGTTCACTCTATCGGCCAGTTGGTCCACCAAACCGTTCAAGGAACCGGCCAGGCGAATTTCCATCAGGGGATCTCCCAGCAGGCGCTGCCTTAGTTCTTGCGGCGCGCCCTGGGCAATGATTTGCCCCTGGCGGATAATGGCAATGCGGTCGGCCAATTGTTCGGCCTCGGCCAAATTGTGGGTGCAGATAACAATGGTTCGCTTGCCCTGGCGCAGGCCGGCAATTGAGTCGCGCACCAGTTTGGCGCTTTGGGGGTCCATGGCCGAGGTTGGTTCGTCTAAAAACAGCACCCGCGGGTCGTGCAGCATAGCCCGCACCAGGGTCAGCTTTTGCTTCATACCTTTGGAATATTTGCCGACCTGCTTGTCGTGCGCGTTCCACAACTCAAAACGCCGCAAAAGTTCTTCGCTGCGCTGCCGGATCATGTCCGCCGGCATACCCTGCAATTCACCAAAAAAACGCAAGTAATCCAGTCCCGTCATGCGCAGATAAAGGCCGGGAAATTCCGTCAACAAACCAATCACCCGGCGCACGGCTTTAGCCTCTTTCACCGTATCATAACCGGCAATGCGGGCATAGCCGCCGGTGGGTTTGAGAATGGAACCCAGGATGCGCACCGTGGTTGTTTTACCGGCCCCATTTGGCCCCAGCAGGGCCAACACTTCCCCCTCCGCCACATTCAGCGAAACATTGCTCACCGCAACAAAATCGCCAAACGTTTTGGTCAGATTAACGGCTTCTATCATCAGGTTTACCTCGCAGGTGGCTGGTAGTATGGTTATCTTAGCCTATCTTTCTCTAGTGTAGCTTGAAGGGAAAGGGTTGTCAATAGTATTGCGTTCTTGGCTGATGGAGATAAGGCAACAGACCGCAAAACGCAGGGCCATCAAGTGTGAGTGTAACACATCCCTTCTGAATCTGTTCGACCTAAGCCTGACCAAAGCTTGACGCTTTTGGACGAGGAAGCGCAATGACAAGCGGGGTTTAACAATTCGGGGCCGGCGAATGGGGACAATGAACTGCTGCTTTTTTCGGTTGAAGCAGCACAGTTAAAACAGCACCCAAAAGCAATAACAAATTACAGGCTAAAAATCACTAACAGGGCCGCCACCGACACCAGGCCAAACTCCGCTATGGTCCGCCGGGAGAATTTGCCCCCAAGCTGTTGTTGGGCCAGGCCGGTCAAAACATAAAAAATTAAAAGTAGGAACAAGCCCACGCTCAAGGTGCTGGCCCGCCAATAATTCAAGGCCCAGGTGAGTTGGGCCAGGATCAGGCCAATGACGGCGGCAAATAACCACGTTTTAGAGAGAGCGCCGGGCTGCCGCAGAAGCGACAAGGCCAGCATGCCTCCCACTAACAACATCCCGGTGGCGCTCAAGGCGCTGCGCGCCCGGCTTTGATAAATAATGAGAAAGAAGGCCAGCGCCAAACCATACCCCATCAGTTTTTGCCACAGGTAAGCCCAGCGAGACCCCTTTTCAGCAGACCCCACTTGCCGAAACTCGGCCATAACGGTCAGCCAGAGCAGTAAGCCCACCCCCGCCAAACCGACGCCCCAACCCAGGGGATTGGGGGCCAGGCCCAGGGTTTGGGTAGCCAAAATCACCAGCAAACCCGGCAACACCCAAAAGGGAGCCAGATAACTCAAACGCCGGTCAGGAAGGGCCGGATGCGCGCGAATGATCGTGTCGGTCCCGGCCATCACCATCCCTGCCAGTAAAATAGCCATCAACCACTGCCGCGAGGAATTCAGCGCCAGCGGCGTGGCAAAAAGGGTTAGCGTGGTCAGGCGCGCGGGAAATTCAAGCACAAAATAAAGCGCCAGGCCAATCAAGGTCAAACTAACAACGGCGCTAATTCTTTCGTATACAGGCATGATAGGACCTTAAGGCAAAAGGCTTATTCCGGTTCGGGTTAGGCAAGAAACAGCTTTTTGCATATAATTATTCAACCCGGTCATTCTAAATCGGACAAGGTAGTTTGTCAATCATGCCCCAGCCAGAAGACGCGCCCCAAATTTCAAGCAGAATCAAAAATTTTTTGCCTTCTCTTGAAATTCATAATTTGTTTGGGAGTCTCATCATTATTTTGCCGTTCCTGCTCTTCTGGCGCTGGGTGTTCAAAAAAGAAGTTCTTTTTTGGGGCACGCCGCTATTCCAGTTTTGGCCCTGGCATCAGTTGGTCAAAACAAGCGTGCTGGCGGGCGAATGGCCGCTTTGGAATCCGCTGTTGGGGAACGGCACCCCCCTGTTGGCCAATCTGCAAAGCGCTTTTTTTTATCCGCTTAACCTCTTGTATTGGCTGATGCCGGTGGAACACGGCTTGACCTTCTCCGTGATTTTACACCTGATTCTGGCCGGCTGGTGGATGTATCTCTACACCCGGCAGGTGGGCCTGTCACCTTTTGCCGCCACCTTATCCGGCTTGACCTATCTGGGCAGCGGCTATTTGATTGGGCGGGTCCAGTTTGTGACCATGGTCAATGCGGCGGCCTGGTTGCCCCTGCTGCTGCTTTTGAGCGAGCGAATGGTTACTCGGCGTGCCAACAGCACTATTTTATGGTTGGGCCTGGCGCTGGCAGTCCAATTTCTGGCCGGTCACGCCCAGCTTTGGTTTTATGGCTTGTGGCTGTTAGGCGCTTATCTTATCTTTAGGAGTTGGCAGGCAGCAGCATCGCCAAACCACGGGGCGACAGGCCAACCAAACCCAAAACACAGACCACGCTGGTGGGCCGTAATCCAGGGCTGCTGGCAATTTGGCCTGGCCGTTGGCCTGTCTCTTTTGCTGGCGGCGGGGCAACTTCTGCCCGCCGCCGAATTTATGCTCCAATCGCCGCGTAGCAGCGGAGCAGCGACGGCTTTTGCCCTGACTTATTCCTTTTGGCCCTGGCGACTGATCACGCTGCTGGCCCCCAATTTTTTTGGCCATCCGGCCCAGAACAATTACTGGGGCTATGCCAATTATTGGGAAGACCACGCCTACCTGGGAGTCTTGCCCCTAGTGCTGGCCCTGGCGGCAATTTGGCATTACTTTAAAACCATTTTCCAACAACGTCCCCAACCGGCCCCTCCCCAACGCCCGCCCTGCCAACAGATCGTACCTTTTTTTGCCATGCTCATTCTGGCCAGCCTGATTCTGGCCATGGGCTGGAATACACCCATCTACTTGTGGGTATTTGACCACGTGCCCGGCTTTGCCTATTTTCAAGCACCCGCCCGGCTGTTAATTTGGTATACCCTGGCCGGGTCGGTTCTGGCGGGGGTGGGGGCGCAATCTTTTACCCTCTCCCCCCAAAGCCGGCGACACTGGCGACGGCTGCTGCTGGCCTGTTTGGGCCTTAGCGCCGCCGGTCTCATAGGCCGGATATTTCTCTCAGGCCGGGAGTTTACCTTTTTGAACGCCACCCTTTTGTTGGGAGTGCTATTGGCCGTCTCCATCATCATCCTGTTGAACCGTCCTCCCTCAAAGACTGTCACGTCGCGCCAAGAAATACTCTGGTCGGGGCTGGCTCTGCTTTTTGTGGCGTTCGATTTACTCTGGTTTGCCTTTCCCCTCATCCATACCTTGCCGCCCGAAATTTATACCCGGCCTATCACTAATGCTAATTTTCTTGACAACCGGCCAGGCCCCAACCGCTTTTTGGTTGACGACCAATTTGATCACTCCCTAAAATACAATCACTACTTTCGTTTCAACACTTTTGGCCCCCTTGAGCTGGGCTACTGGCAAAATTTCAAAGAATCGTTAGTTCCAAATTTGGGCGTTTACGCCCATCTGCCCTCGGCCAACAACGACGACCCCCTGGTGGTTGGCCGCTGGCAACAATTGGTCAACCTGGCCCAAAATGCCGATCCAGCACAACGCGCCCGGTTATTGGCCTTGATGAACGTGGGCCATTTTATTGATGATTCTGTCCAAAACACGTGGCCGGTGATTTATCAAAATGAAACGATGGTGATACAGCGGGTGCCCGATCCGCTGCCCCGCGCCTATTTTGTGGGCCGGATTTATCAAGCTAAAACCGAGGTGGATGTATTGCATCAACTCACTGCCCCTAATTTTGACCCTCGCCGCGAAGTGATTATCATGGATACCAAATCCAACTTGCGGATTGACAAACAGGGCTTTTCTTTAACCAAAGTTGGGCCGGTTAGGGTCAACGAACAGGGTGCAACTCAGATCTCACTTTCAGTTGACGCGCCCGCCGCCGGATTTGTCGTGTTAACCGATACGTTTTATCCCGGTTGGGTCGCTACGGTTGATGATCGCCCCGCCCCAATTTGGCTGGCCAACCTGGCCTTTCGCGCCGTAGCCGTTGGCGCCGGAAAACACGAGATCGTGTTCAAATACCGGCCGCTCAGTTTTGCGGTAGGGTTGGGCATAAGCAGCTCGACCCTGGTTATGGTAGTAATTATTGTGGCTAAACTCTGGCCGGTTTCTCAGCGGCCTTTATCTCAAAAAGGAAATTTCTCTTGATTATCTCAACCTTTCTCTACGCTCTGCTCGGCTGGCTGGTGGGGGTGGCCGTC
This portion of the Anaerolineae bacterium genome encodes:
- a CDS encoding FHA domain-containing protein encodes the protein MAKLVIYEEIDGAETVFEDFELSIDRILVGSGPDNHLVLDAPEIDSAHASLELRNDHWILQDLGGPGGTFVNNKNIEGPYRLQHNDLITVGRIKMRFVDEGWAVEIEQEEVFSEEEMAEDNNAPISGRIWFATLAGGTLAVIFIILLLLVVADFLGVIKITDLLPWL
- a CDS encoding stage II sporulation protein M, producing MMTAYPIPRLERNGLQTALVITRREIRDNLRDWRIVSPIIILTLLFPFLMDFTSRWATNWVSQFTDPILVERINPFLLMVVGFFPISFSLIIALESFVGEKERNSIEPILSMPVSDLELYLGKMLSSLLLPLLASYLGISVFLVMRLTTTPAWIPSLNLVVLMFLLTTVEALVMVSGAVVVSSQTTSVRAANLLASFIIIPMALLIQVESVVMFYAEYTALWWFVAGLVVVNLLLVRMGIRIFNREEILSKELDELSFKKTWRDFWGYFLRPPELAARRSDHQVARFNPFRFYSHDIPVLLKQQALPFAVVCMTGVAAVILGVFLAQQYPIPSQAFPLHDISADTFAKIEKMRLLPKINTSFIFFNNLRVMVLAVVVSAFSFGALALLLTLINVGLVSFVISEIVMLGYNPWLFVTVFILPHGILEIPAVLIGFTFSLRIGAALISPPEGLDVGQGFILTLANFVKVLVFLVIPMLLLAAYIEANITPQIVLAVYADGG
- a CDS encoding ABC transporter ATP-binding protein, with amino-acid sequence MIEAVNLTKTFGDFVAVSNVSLNVAEGEVLALLGPNGAGKTTTVRILGSILKPTGGYARIAGYDTVKEAKAVRRVIGLLTEFPGLYLRMTGLDYLRFFGELQGMPADMIRQRSEELLRRFELWNAHDKQVGKYSKGMKQKLTLVRAMLHDPRVLFLDEPTSAMDPQSAKLVRDSIAGLRQGKRTIVICTHNLAEAEQLADRIAIIRQGQIIAQGAPQELRQRLLGDPLMEIRLAGSLNGLVDQLADRVNVVAAGQDWVRYTVPDPAEFNPRLLAELAQQHIPVVTLSEVPRGLEEIYLRIVETGQVVETIEPLPCF
- a CDS encoding YfhO family protein gives rise to the protein MPQPEDAPQISSRIKNFLPSLEIHNLFGSLIIILPFLLFWRWVFKKEVLFWGTPLFQFWPWHQLVKTSVLAGEWPLWNPLLGNGTPLLANLQSAFFYPLNLLYWLMPVEHGLTFSVILHLILAGWWMYLYTRQVGLSPFAATLSGLTYLGSGYLIGRVQFVTMVNAAAWLPLLLLLSERMVTRRANSTILWLGLALAVQFLAGHAQLWFYGLWLLGAYLIFRSWQAAASPNHGATGQPNPKHRPRWWAVIQGCWQFGLAVGLSLLLAAGQLLPAAEFMLQSPRSSGAATAFALTYSFWPWRLITLLAPNFFGHPAQNNYWGYANYWEDHAYLGVLPLVLALAAIWHYFKTIFQQRPQPAPPQRPPCQQIVPFFAMLILASLILAMGWNTPIYLWVFDHVPGFAYFQAPARLLIWYTLAGSVLAGVGAQSFTLSPQSRRHWRRLLLACLGLSAAGLIGRIFLSGREFTFLNATLLLGVLLAVSIIILLNRPPSKTVTSRQEILWSGLALLFVAFDLLWFAFPLIHTLPPEIYTRPITNANFLDNRPGPNRFLVDDQFDHSLKYNHYFRFNTFGPLELGYWQNFKESLVPNLGVYAHLPSANNDDPLVVGRWQQLVNLAQNADPAQRARLLALMNVGHFIDDSVQNTWPVIYQNETMVIQRVPDPLPRAYFVGRIYQAKTEVDVLHQLTAPNFDPRREVIIMDTKSNLRIDKQGFSLTKVGPVRVNEQGATQISLSVDAPAAGFVVLTDTFYPGWVATVDDRPAPIWLANLAFRAVAVGAGKHEIVFKYRPLSFAVGLGISSSTLVMVVIIVAKLWPVSQRPLSQKGNFS